From Citricoccus sp. SGAir0253, a single genomic window includes:
- the glgP gene encoding alpha-glucan family phosphorylase produces MKAIRRFTVRTHLPASIAGLGRLATNLRWSWHPETKRLFHDLDPAAWRRLDQDPVALLGSFDRARLAELAADESIVRRVAAATEDLDRYLTEDRWFQHESAGWEVPPRSIAYFSPEFGITAVLPQYSGGLGILAGDHLKSASDLGVPVIGVGLLYQSGYFKQSLSRDAWQQETYPVLDPDNLPLSLLKHRDGTPALVSLPLPGHRTLHAQVWRADVGRVPLLLLDSNVPANDDTARSVTDRLYGGGGEQRLQQELLLGMGGVRALRLFAELTGTEAPSVYHTNEGHAGFQGIERIEELMAAGLDWESALCSVRASTVFTTHTPVPAGIDRFDRSLVEQFFRAGLAPSVPVEEVLALGAEDYDGGHRGLHNMAVMGLRLGQRANGVARLHGQVSREMFRGLWPGFDADEVPITSITNGVHAPTWVSSTVSDRAIELFGTSAVAGPDWGRVWDVPDEELWEVRRTLRRALIADVRARLRSSWLKRGASEAEVAWTASVLDEDVLTIGFARRVPTYKRLTLMLRDPARLKRLLLDPEHPVQLVVAGKSHPADEQGKLMIQEMVRFADDPEVRHRIAFLPNYDIQMASTLMPGCDVWLNNPLRPLEACGTSGMKVAMNGGLNLSVLDGWWDEMFDGENGWAIPTASSAASTGERDDIEAAALYDLLESQVVPRFYGAERSDQAGAAGPSAASRDGLPHQWIAMVKHTMATLGPAMSADRMVQDYVTRLYRPAAAAGRVMDGDDFARARELAGWKTRVRSAFGRVAVEHVDSLGVSEEPQVGDELQVSAYVDLGDLEPADVCVQAVYGRVATEPSGSLDEDRLVDTSALELSPAEDLGEGRWRFAGSLLIDRSGAFGYSVRVLPRHELLASPAEMALVVNAG; encoded by the coding sequence GTGAAGGCCATTCGTCGGTTCACCGTCCGCACCCACCTGCCCGCCTCGATCGCCGGCCTGGGCCGCCTGGCCACCAACCTGCGGTGGTCGTGGCACCCGGAGACCAAGAGGCTGTTCCACGACCTCGACCCCGCGGCGTGGCGGCGGCTGGACCAGGACCCGGTGGCCCTGCTGGGCTCCTTCGACCGGGCCCGGCTCGCCGAGCTCGCCGCGGACGAGTCGATCGTGCGCCGGGTGGCCGCGGCCACCGAGGACCTCGACCGCTACCTCACCGAGGACCGCTGGTTCCAGCACGAGTCCGCCGGCTGGGAGGTCCCCCCGCGCTCGATCGCGTACTTCTCCCCCGAGTTCGGCATCACCGCCGTGCTCCCCCAGTACTCCGGCGGCCTGGGCATCCTCGCCGGCGACCACCTGAAGTCCGCCTCGGACCTCGGGGTGCCGGTGATCGGCGTGGGCCTGCTGTACCAGTCGGGCTACTTCAAGCAGTCGCTCTCGCGGGACGCCTGGCAGCAGGAGACCTACCCGGTCCTGGACCCGGACAACCTGCCGCTGTCCCTGCTCAAGCACCGCGACGGCACGCCCGCCCTGGTCTCCCTGCCGTTGCCGGGCCACCGCACCCTGCACGCGCAGGTCTGGCGGGCCGACGTCGGGCGCGTCCCCCTGCTGCTGCTGGACTCCAACGTCCCGGCCAACGACGACACGGCGCGCTCCGTCACCGACCGGCTGTACGGCGGCGGCGGCGAGCAGCGCCTGCAGCAGGAGCTGCTGCTGGGCATGGGCGGCGTCCGGGCGCTGCGCCTGTTCGCGGAGCTGACCGGCACGGAGGCCCCGAGCGTCTACCACACCAACGAGGGCCACGCGGGGTTCCAGGGGATCGAGCGGATCGAGGAGCTCATGGCCGCGGGGCTCGACTGGGAGAGCGCCCTGTGCTCCGTGCGCGCCTCCACCGTGTTCACCACGCACACCCCCGTGCCCGCCGGGATCGACCGCTTCGACCGCTCGCTCGTGGAGCAGTTCTTCCGGGCCGGCCTGGCCCCGAGCGTCCCCGTGGAGGAAGTCCTGGCCCTGGGGGCCGAGGACTACGACGGCGGCCACCGCGGGCTGCACAACATGGCCGTGATGGGCCTGCGGCTGGGCCAGCGGGCCAACGGGGTGGCGCGGCTGCACGGCCAGGTCTCCCGGGAGATGTTCCGGGGCCTGTGGCCGGGCTTCGACGCCGACGAGGTCCCGATCACCTCCATCACCAACGGCGTGCACGCCCCCACGTGGGTCTCCAGCACCGTCTCCGACCGCGCGATCGAGCTGTTCGGCACCTCCGCGGTGGCCGGCCCCGACTGGGGGCGGGTGTGGGACGTGCCGGACGAGGAGCTGTGGGAGGTCCGCCGGACGCTGCGCCGAGCGCTCATCGCGGACGTCCGCGCCCGGCTGCGGTCCTCGTGGCTCAAGCGGGGCGCCTCCGAGGCGGAGGTGGCCTGGACGGCCTCCGTGCTGGACGAGGACGTGCTGACCATCGGCTTCGCCCGGCGCGTGCCCACCTACAAGCGGCTGACCCTCATGCTGCGCGACCCCGCGCGGCTCAAGCGGCTGCTGCTGGACCCCGAGCACCCGGTCCAGCTGGTGGTGGCGGGCAAGTCCCACCCCGCGGACGAGCAGGGCAAGCTGATGATCCAGGAGATGGTCCGGTTCGCCGACGACCCCGAGGTCCGCCACCGGATTGCCTTCCTGCCGAACTACGACATCCAGATGGCCTCCACCCTGATGCCCGGCTGCGACGTGTGGCTCAACAACCCGCTGCGCCCGCTCGAGGCGTGCGGGACCTCGGGGATGAAGGTGGCCATGAACGGCGGCCTGAACCTGTCCGTGCTGGACGGCTGGTGGGACGAGATGTTCGACGGCGAGAACGGCTGGGCCATCCCCACCGCCTCCTCCGCGGCGAGCACCGGGGAGCGGGACGACATCGAGGCCGCGGCCCTGTACGACCTGCTGGAGAGCCAGGTGGTGCCCCGGTTCTACGGGGCCGAGCGCTCCGACCAGGCCGGCGCGGCGGGGCCCTCCGCGGCCTCCCGGGACGGGCTGCCGCACCAGTGGATCGCCATGGTCAAGCACACCATGGCCACCCTCGGCCCGGCGATGTCCGCCGACCGCATGGTCCAGGACTACGTGACGCGGCTCTACCGGCCCGCCGCCGCCGCGGGGCGGGTGATGGACGGCGACGACTTCGCCCGGGCCCGCGAGCTGGCCGGGTGGAAGACGCGCGTGCGCTCGGCGTTCGGGCGCGTGGCCGTGGAGCACGTGGACTCGCTCGGCGTCTCGGAGGAGCCGCAGGTCGGGGACGAGCTGCAGGTCTCGGCCTACGTGGACCTCGGCGACCTGGAGCCGGCGGACGTGTGCGTCCAGGCCGTGTACGGCCGGGTCGCCACCGAGCCCTCCGGCAGCCTCGACGAGGACCGCCTCGTGGACACCTCCGCCCTCGAGCTGTCCCCGGCCGAGGACCTCGGCGAGGGCCGCTGGCGGTTCGCCGGCTCCCTGCTCATCGACCGGTCCGGGGCGTTCGGCTACTCCGTGCGGGTGCTGCCGCGGCACGAGCTGCTGGCCTCCCCGGCGGAGATGGCGCTCGTGGTCAACGCCGGCTGA
- the treS gene encoding maltose alpha-D-glucosyltransferase has product MANSFQLHTHGISHDPNWFRTAVFYEVLVRAFHDGNGDGSGDFDGLINKLDYLQWLGVDCLWVPPFYRSPLRDGGYDVSDFYEVLDDFGTVSDFKRLVAEAHARGLRVIIDLPLNHTSDQHPWFQESRSDPDGPYGDFYVWSDTDEKYQDARIIFVDTEESNWTFDPVRRQFFWHRFFSHQPDLNFENPAVIEALYEVVRYWLDMGVDGFRADAIPYLYEEDGTDCENDPRTHVFLRDLRAMVDAEYPGRVIIAEANQPPADVVDYFGTEEQPECHMCFHFPIMPKIFYALRDHKATAILEAVAETPQIPAGSQWGTFLRNHDELTLEMVTPEERQAMLGWYAPDSRMRANVGIRRRLASLLDNSRSELELIHALLLSLPGSPFLYYGDELGMGDNIWLPDRDASRTPMQWNPDRNAGFSDADPGKLYLPVIQSLVYHYNHVNVEAQLASNGSLLHWVRETLAVRKKHPVFGLGDFSMVHAEAEQVLAFVRDLPVSDDEDLYPETVLCVFNLSPDPVATWLSVPGYEGRGLRDVFGGRPFLDIGADGRLPVTLPGHGFYWLRLRTGPDLMAGGERTALAGRPNPYTTALPVITPDMSAGSIR; this is encoded by the coding sequence ATGGCCAACTCGTTTCAGCTGCACACCCACGGCATCTCCCACGACCCGAACTGGTTCCGCACCGCCGTGTTCTACGAGGTGCTCGTGCGGGCCTTCCACGACGGCAACGGGGACGGGTCCGGGGACTTCGACGGGCTGATCAACAAGCTGGACTACCTGCAGTGGCTGGGCGTGGACTGCCTGTGGGTGCCGCCGTTCTACCGCTCGCCGCTGCGCGACGGCGGCTACGACGTCTCGGACTTCTACGAGGTCCTGGACGACTTCGGCACGGTCTCCGACTTCAAGCGCCTCGTGGCCGAGGCCCACGCGCGCGGGCTGCGGGTGATCATCGACCTGCCGCTCAACCACACCTCGGACCAGCACCCGTGGTTCCAGGAGTCCCGCTCGGACCCGGACGGGCCGTACGGGGACTTCTACGTCTGGTCGGACACGGACGAGAAGTACCAGGACGCGCGCATCATCTTCGTGGACACGGAGGAGTCCAACTGGACCTTCGACCCGGTGCGCCGCCAGTTCTTCTGGCACCGGTTCTTCTCCCACCAGCCGGACCTGAACTTCGAGAACCCCGCGGTGATCGAGGCCCTCTACGAGGTGGTCCGGTACTGGCTGGACATGGGCGTGGACGGCTTCCGCGCGGACGCCATCCCGTACCTGTACGAGGAGGACGGCACCGACTGCGAGAACGACCCGCGCACGCACGTCTTCCTGCGCGACCTGCGGGCCATGGTGGACGCGGAGTACCCGGGGCGCGTCATCATCGCCGAGGCGAACCAGCCCCCGGCGGACGTGGTGGACTACTTCGGCACCGAGGAGCAGCCGGAGTGCCACATGTGCTTCCACTTCCCGATCATGCCGAAGATCTTCTACGCGCTGCGGGACCACAAGGCCACCGCGATCCTCGAGGCGGTGGCCGAGACCCCGCAGATCCCGGCGGGCTCCCAGTGGGGCACCTTCCTGCGCAACCACGACGAGCTGACGCTCGAGATGGTGACCCCCGAGGAGCGCCAGGCCATGCTCGGCTGGTACGCGCCGGACTCCCGCATGCGCGCCAACGTGGGCATCCGCCGCCGGCTGGCCTCCCTGCTGGACAACAGCCGGTCCGAGCTGGAGCTGATCCACGCGCTGCTGCTGTCCCTTCCCGGCTCGCCGTTCCTGTACTACGGCGACGAGCTCGGCATGGGGGACAACATCTGGCTCCCCGACCGCGACGCCTCCCGCACGCCGATGCAGTGGAACCCGGACCGCAACGCCGGGTTCTCGGACGCGGACCCCGGCAAGCTCTACCTGCCGGTGATCCAGTCCCTCGTCTACCACTACAACCACGTCAACGTGGAGGCCCAGCTCGCCTCGAACGGCTCGCTGCTGCACTGGGTCCGGGAGACGCTCGCGGTGCGCAAGAAGCACCCCGTCTTCGGCCTGGGGGACTTCTCCATGGTCCACGCGGAGGCCGAGCAGGTCCTGGCCTTCGTGCGGGACCTGCCGGTCAGCGACGACGAGGACCTGTACCCGGAGACCGTGCTGTGCGTGTTCAACCTGTCCCCGGACCCGGTGGCCACGTGGCTGTCCGTGCCCGGCTACGAGGGCCGCGGGCTGCGCGACGTGTTCGGCGGCCGGCCCTTCCTGGACATCGGTGCGGACGGCCGGCTGCCGGTCACCCTGCCGGGCCACGGCTTCTACTGGCTGCGGCTGCGCACCGGCCCGGACCTGATGGCCGGCGGCGAGCGGACCGCCCTGGCCGGCAGGCCGAACCCCTACACGACCGCCCTGCCGGTCATCACTCCGGACATGTCTGCGGGGAGCATCCGATGA
- a CDS encoding alpha-1,4-glucan--maltose-1-phosphate maltosyltransferase → MSRTEVTAGRIPVTGVQPVVDCGAHPAKAVVGEDIPVRATVFREGHDRLGATAVLYGPSGEEVQRVRMHEGAPGLDEYRAVLRPAQVGPHALVVEGWSDPYATWHHAATVKIQAGIDVELMLAEGGALFRRAAAEPERSEADRVILERAARGLEDGSRDTAERLTAAEDPELAEVLAARPIREFVSPSPRYPLDVQRALAGRGAWYEFFPRSEGAAYHPESGTWTSGTFTTAAERLPAIARMGFDVVYLPPIHPIGHAHRKGPNNTLTAGPQDPGSPWAIGSEDGGHDAIHPELGTEEDFARFVDRAAELGMEVALDLALQCSPDHPWVREHPEWFTTRVDGSIAYAENPPKKYQDIYPLNFDNDPRGLRRAVLDVVELWIARGVKIFRVDNPHTKPLWFWEWLIAKVHRRHPEVVFLAEAFTRPAMMHALGRVGYQQSYSYFTWRNTRDEIAEYLHEVTAETAAFYRPNFFVNTPDILTEYLQFGGPAAFKIRAVLATMSNPLWGMYSGYELFEHVARPGAEEYIDNEKYEFRPRDYAAAEAEGRSLAPFLTRLNHIRRAHPALQDLQNLTLHRVDNDAILAFSKTRRHRPEGWHAAVGTGAGDGTGTVFPGVPDAAGLVESLPGHADTIIVVVTTDPHNTREATATLDLSALDLRPQDLDAEGRFEVEDLITGSRWQWGEHNYVRLDPHVEPAHVLRVVRRD, encoded by the coding sequence ATGTCCCGTACCGAGGTCACGGCGGGCCGCATCCCCGTCACCGGCGTGCAGCCGGTGGTCGACTGCGGCGCGCACCCGGCCAAGGCCGTCGTGGGGGAGGACATCCCCGTGCGCGCCACCGTGTTCCGCGAGGGACACGACCGGCTGGGGGCCACCGCCGTGCTCTACGGCCCCTCCGGCGAGGAGGTCCAGCGCGTGCGCATGCACGAGGGGGCCCCGGGCCTCGACGAGTACCGGGCCGTCCTGCGCCCGGCGCAGGTCGGCCCCCACGCCCTCGTGGTCGAGGGCTGGTCGGACCCCTACGCCACGTGGCACCACGCCGCCACGGTGAAGATCCAGGCGGGCATCGACGTCGAGCTGATGCTCGCCGAGGGCGGCGCCCTGTTCCGCCGCGCCGCCGCCGAGCCCGAGCGCTCCGAGGCCGACCGCGTCATCCTCGAGCGGGCCGCGCGCGGGCTCGAGGACGGCTCGCGGGACACCGCCGAGCGGCTCACCGCCGCGGAGGACCCCGAGCTGGCCGAGGTGCTGGCCGCCCGGCCGATCCGCGAGTTCGTCTCGCCCTCGCCGCGGTACCCGCTGGACGTCCAGCGGGCGCTCGCCGGCCGCGGCGCGTGGTACGAGTTCTTCCCGCGCTCCGAGGGCGCGGCCTACCACCCCGAGTCCGGCACCTGGACCTCGGGGACCTTCACGACGGCGGCCGAGCGCCTCCCGGCGATCGCCCGGATGGGCTTCGACGTCGTCTACCTCCCGCCGATCCACCCCATCGGGCACGCCCACCGCAAGGGCCCGAACAACACGCTCACCGCCGGCCCGCAGGACCCCGGCTCGCCGTGGGCCATCGGCTCCGAGGACGGCGGCCACGACGCGATCCACCCCGAGCTCGGCACCGAGGAGGACTTCGCCCGCTTCGTGGACCGCGCGGCGGAGCTGGGCATGGAGGTGGCGCTGGACCTGGCGCTGCAGTGCTCCCCGGACCACCCCTGGGTGCGCGAGCACCCCGAGTGGTTCACCACGCGCGTGGACGGCTCGATCGCCTACGCGGAGAACCCGCCGAAGAAGTACCAGGACATCTACCCGCTGAACTTCGACAACGACCCGCGCGGGCTGCGCCGGGCCGTGCTGGACGTGGTGGAGCTGTGGATCGCCCGGGGCGTGAAGATCTTCCGCGTGGACAACCCGCACACCAAGCCGCTGTGGTTCTGGGAGTGGCTGATCGCCAAGGTGCACCGCCGCCACCCGGAGGTCGTCTTCCTGGCCGAGGCGTTCACCCGGCCGGCCATGATGCACGCCCTCGGCCGCGTGGGCTACCAGCAGTCCTACTCCTACTTCACGTGGCGGAACACCCGGGACGAGATCGCGGAGTACCTGCACGAGGTGACGGCCGAGACCGCGGCGTTCTACCGGCCGAACTTCTTCGTCAACACCCCGGACATCCTCACCGAGTACCTGCAGTTCGGCGGCCCGGCGGCGTTCAAGATCCGCGCCGTGCTCGCCACCATGTCCAATCCGCTGTGGGGCATGTACTCCGGCTACGAGCTCTTCGAGCACGTGGCCCGGCCCGGGGCGGAGGAGTACATCGACAACGAGAAGTACGAGTTCCGGCCCCGGGACTACGCCGCCGCGGAGGCGGAGGGGCGCTCCCTGGCGCCCTTCCTGACCCGGCTGAACCACATCCGCCGGGCCCACCCCGCCCTGCAGGACCTGCAGAACCTCACCCTGCACCGCGTGGACAACGACGCGATCCTCGCCTTCTCCAAGACCCGGCGCCACCGGCCGGAGGGCTGGCACGCCGCCGTCGGGACGGGCGCGGGGGACGGGACGGGCACGGTCTTCCCGGGCGTTCCGGACGCCGCGGGCCTCGTGGAGTCCCTGCCGGGCCACGCGGACACGATCATCGTGGTGGTGACCACGGACCCGCACAACACGCGCGAGGCGACCGCCACCCTGGACCTGTCCGCCCTCGACCTGCGGCCGCAGGACCTGGACGCGGAGGGCCGCTTCGAGGTCGAGGACCTCATCACCGGCTCCCGCTGGCAGTGGGGCGAGCACAACTACGTCCGGCTGGACCCGCACGTCGAGCCGGCGCACGTGCTGCGCGTCGTGCGCCGGGACTGA